In Paenibacillus phoenicis, one genomic interval encodes:
- a CDS encoding 2-hydroxyacid dehydrogenase: MKPKVFISRPIPPEVEHYLAEHCEIRKWEGDEPITRAQLLASLSDVEGLLTADRSINQELLDHAPKLKVVSNISVGYNNFDLEAMKARGVLGTNTSAVLNDTVADLIFALMLDVARRVSELDRYVKAGKWKRGDGQNLFGLDVHHKKLGIIGMGEIGEAVAHRGQFGFGMQVLYHNRSRKPEAEARLGAVYCTLDELLKEADFIVLITPLTPETRKLIGAREFALMKPTAVFVNASRGATVDEQALTAALQNRQIYGAGLDVFEKEPIDPDHPLLKLPNVVTLPHIGSATDQTRRQMAMRAAENLVAALEGRTPPSLVKELRPDAPDQNSNR, encoded by the coding sequence ATGAAACCAAAAGTGTTTATCTCCCGGCCGATCCCCCCGGAAGTCGAACATTATCTGGCAGAGCATTGTGAAATCCGCAAATGGGAAGGCGACGAACCGATCACCCGCGCCCAACTTCTAGCCAGCTTAAGCGACGTCGAGGGATTGTTGACCGCGGACCGCAGCATCAATCAGGAGCTGTTGGATCATGCCCCCAAATTAAAAGTTGTCAGCAATATCAGCGTTGGCTACAACAACTTTGATCTCGAGGCGATGAAAGCCCGCGGCGTGCTGGGAACCAACACCTCGGCCGTCCTGAACGACACCGTCGCCGACTTGATTTTCGCCCTGATGCTGGACGTCGCCCGCCGGGTATCGGAACTGGACCGATACGTGAAGGCAGGGAAATGGAAACGCGGTGACGGCCAAAACCTGTTTGGTCTCGACGTCCACCACAAGAAGCTTGGCATCATCGGGATGGGGGAAATCGGCGAAGCGGTGGCCCATCGGGGGCAATTCGGCTTTGGGATGCAGGTGCTGTATCACAACCGCAGCCGGAAACCGGAAGCCGAAGCTAGGCTGGGTGCCGTTTATTGCACCCTGGATGAGCTGCTGAAGGAAGCGGATTTTATCGTGCTGATCACGCCGCTCACACCGGAAACGCGCAAGCTGATCGGCGCTCGGGAATTTGCCTTGATGAAGCCGACGGCTGTGTTCGTCAACGCCTCCAGAGGGGCTACCGTTGACGAGCAGGCGCTGACCGCCGCTTTGCAGAACCGTCAAATCTACGGCGCGGGATTGGATGTGTTCGAGAAGGAACCGATCGATCCGGACCATCCGCTGCTGAAGCTGCCAAACGTAGTGACCTTGCCGCATATCGGATCAGCGACAGACCAAACTCGCCGGCAAATGGCGATGCGGGCCGCTGAAAACCTGGTGGCCGCCCTCGAAGGCCGAACGCCGCCAAGCTTGGTCAAAGAACTGCGGCCGGATGCACCAGACCAAAACTCAAATAGATAA
- the queF gene encoding preQ(1) synthase encodes MAGRKPEEMQDVTLLGNQGVKYPFDYAPEVLETFDNKHPYRDYFVKFNCPEFTSLCPITGQPDFATIYISYIPDIKMVESKSLKLYLFSFRNHGDFHEDCVNIIMNDLIKLMDPKYIEVWGKFTPRGGISIDPYCNYGRPGTKYEAMAEHRLLNHDMYPEKVDNR; translated from the coding sequence ATGGCCGGAAGAAAACCCGAAGAAATGCAAGACGTGACCCTGCTGGGCAACCAGGGCGTCAAATACCCTTTTGACTACGCGCCTGAGGTATTAGAGACCTTTGACAATAAACATCCGTACCGTGATTATTTTGTAAAATTCAACTGCCCGGAGTTTACCAGCCTTTGCCCGATCACAGGACAGCCTGACTTCGCCACCATCTACATCAGCTATATTCCCGATATCAAAATGGTGGAAAGCAAGTCGTTAAAGCTCTATCTGTTCAGCTTCCGCAACCATGGCGATTTCCATGAGGACTGTGTGAACATCATTATGAACGATTTGATCAAGCTCATGGATCCGAAGTACATCGAAGTCTGGGGCAAATTTACGCCGCGCGGCGGCATCTCCATCGATCCTTACTGCAACTATGGCCGTCCCGGCACCAAGTACGAAGCGATGGCGGAACATCGCCTGCTTAATCATGATATGTATCCGGAAAAAGTCGATAATCGCTAA